In Mustela erminea isolate mMusErm1 chromosome 7, mMusErm1.Pri, whole genome shotgun sequence, the genomic stretch gtaaattttactttaataagCAACTGATTTTACCAAGCAACCTGTTAAGTGCCTGTTAAATGTAATGATCTTCCAGCAGAAAATGCAGTATTTGCTTTTCTACTTTGAACAAGAATATACTAAATTTCCAATCAAAGAAAGGCTACTTCCATTTTTATGTAACAAACATTGTAAACCACAGAACCATACTCTAACAAAACACTAATTACACTGAccacttccagaaaatagaattaCTAGGCTAAATGGGATCCCAAGTGTTAAGAACTACTTCTTCCAAGAGTTTGAGCAAacttaagtttaaaaagtttcattattTAAAACCTACTAATTTAGGCAAAATCATGTAACTGACTacaaaataccttttatttttaacttaactCAAAGGGGCAGATAGACTTTGGCAAATTTGATTAACAGCACAAATGTTATCCAAATGGAATAATTTATTGCTGGTCTGAGACTTGCCTTCTTTTACACTTATGTAGAATTTACACTGTTTCACAAAGAACAAATTACCAATATTTAAAGGAACTTAAGTGACCTATTCAGTAAGGCAATCAACTTGGtagcaaatttttattgaaatcttACATAACTCAAGCTTTATAAAAAGCCAACATAATTGAAAATCGGGATCTCCCTCTAAAGCCTTAGGTATTCAAAGCTTGAAACGgttaatttaaaagcaaacaaaacaacaaaatcccTGCAGCAGATCCTgctgaaatacttaaaaaaaatctaaatgagcTTAATCTTTACAAAAGTTATTTTAGCTCAAAAGCTATAAAATCAAAGTTATCTTAATTCTacaaagaagggagagggtcTTTGACTTCATGCCACCATTTCTTTAGAAcctcatttttttcatcaaatttggccACAAATTAAATTTCTGTGTGCCCCATTTTCAGGAGATTCCTCTTGCAGAAGAGGCCAAGTACAAACATGGAAGAGTAACTGCCTAAGCAAGTAGGAAAGTGTTCCATAATAGTGTGCAAAGAATATAGAGTTCTAGGTTAATCTCTGGAACTCGATCTGGACCGTGATCTTGACTTTGAATGAGATCTAGAGCGGGATCTTGAGGCTCTTTTTGGTGGAGGGGACACGGATCGTGCCTTTGAGGGTGGGGCAGGTAGGGGTGAATTGGAACGAGACTGGCTTCTTGATCTAGATTTTGACTTTATAtcaccttttccattttctttggggGAACGAGATCGAGAACGAGACCTGCTTCGAGATTTCTCATACTCCTTAGATCTGCTTCGAGAGCGCGAACGGGAGCCCCGATCAGACTTGGGCTTTGATTTGCTTTTTGATCTAGATTTCCTGCCTTTTGATCGAGAACGTGATCGACCTTTGCTCCGAGACCTGGATCTGGACAAGAAGagtcgattttttttttcagtacctTGCCAGAACACACAAACACAGttaacaatcagaaaaaaaaactgaacagctTATTATTTACCGGGAGCGGCTTTTTGAGATACTTCGAGATCTACTGCGGCTGCTCCTGCGACTCCTACTTCGTGACCTTCTTCTAGACCGTGACCTATAAccagaaacacaataaaaatcttaatctCAATACATCGCAAAACGAACTTTTGGGtcatttacaaaaaataatacgCAAACAAAACGTAATCGTTTACTACAAATTAAATCCGCCTGAAAGCACCCTGGAAAAGAACCCAATGATGCACAATAAAAAGGACACCAAATACTGAACTTATTTCAATTAAGTTCCAATTCAAGTACTGCCATTTGATTTTCCTCTACTCTTGGTAAGTACtgtttcctcccctttcccctctttcAACAAATTACCTTGATCTGCTTCCAGAGTAAGATCGCCTATGGCTCGTTCGTGGTTTATCCTCAATGAGCCTAATATTCCTGCCATTTATTTCTGTACCATCCAGTTTATCCAGAGCACGCTTCATGTCAGAGTAGGAACGGAACTCAATCACGCCTTCATTTGTGCGTTCTTTGTGAGCATCCGCATAGGTTACTTCACCTGCTTGTCTCATGAAATCCTAAGAAAGCAACAAGACTGGTCAAACCTAGAAACGTAAAGAAAAAGATCTACATACCGTACTCAATTCtcagaagtaaaatgaaagaaaagcctACCTTTTCAACATTagtcatattatttttatctcaaattATAACACATACCTTTAAATCTTGCCAACTGCAACGACTAGAAAGGTTTTCTACAATAAGCCTGAATTCTGTACGAACAGGTGGTCCGTATTTGTCTCTGCCAGAGGTTCTCCGACTGCTGTATCCACCTCCACCACCTTTATCACATGAAGAGAATAATTAGATGCTTTGTAATGATAGGGATGCATGTTTTCTTGAAAGTTAGTACAAACATATCAACTTTTATTTACTGGAGTAGGACTTTGCTATTATATTGCTAAACCTTCGATACAGTTGTGATTTGCCATAAATTAAATTAAGGGCAAGTCAAATAGACTAAATCCAACTAAACTTCTCCTACAATCTGTTAGAGAGTGACTGCTCCTTTATTCAATTTACCTCGCtaagttttattttacagaacattgtaaaatataaaacttaactGATTACATGCATTtctacattttacaaaaatgtttacTAGTTACACTAAGTACTTACATCACAGTGTGAggtttttggtggtggtttggCCACAAAACACGCAAGGTAACAGTCACCTAGTTCAGATTAACCAGTTTTGTCTAACCCTTGGAATCCTCACCATCACCCTGCGTCTAATGGCAAAAGGCTGCTGTCGTCATGGCTTCCGGTAAGGTCAGCCAAAGGGTCATAGGGCAAGGGTCACACAATGTATGGAAAAGCCAAGGCCAATCAGGAAAGGCAGTCATCTTAGCCTCAGTGGACACAGCCTCAGCCCCATTGGTCACTTTCAAATTGAAACATCAAGGACTTGTTAAAAAGTTTGAATTCAACATGCAACAATTTCAACATCAACATTTAACATAACCAaacccctcccacctcctcccaatAACATGCCCCAACTAGTTCGAATATAGCATGAAGCTCATTTAAGTCTACTTTGTGGTACTATACCACGTTACTTCAAAACAGCATTTTCTTTGGCCCCCGCCAATTTAATTAAATCTAAGATCTAAACTTAACACCCTTCCCCTGAccccgtccccaccccccacccccacccagcctgccCTCAAACTTCTACACTAACACATTCCCATTTCTAGCTAAAGCACTGTCAGGTAAGCAAGGGGAATATAACAAATACAGCCATCCCTCACTTCCTCCGTGGGCAGAGCCCACGACAGTGCTGACAGGGGCCCAAACCACCCCCCTCCCAACTTAGCAAAtaaccaaaaataagaaaatgtaacccgccccctccccaaacaCCCCAACCCTGGCTAAGCAAAACCCACAACCCAGTCCCCGCGCTCCGGCGTCCCGTGGCTGCCCCGGGCAGGCGCGAAGGCAGCAAAGCCCGGGGACACTAATCAATGGACCCCTGCCACCGCGCCTGCCTGGGCTGGGAggccccaccccgcccaccctaAGCCTGCGCCCACCCTAAGCCCCGCCCCCAGGGTCCCAAGGACGCGGAGCGCGCGGGGGTGGGACTCACTGCGGCTTCCGTAGCTGTAGCCGTCGCGATCGCGGCGCGGACCCCGAGCGTGCTCCACGATCACGCGCTCGCCGCAGAGCTCTTTGCCGTTCAGCTCGTAAACGGCGTCGTCGGCGTCGCGGGAGTCCTCGAACTCCACGAAGCCGTACCTGGGGGCGGCGCGAGGGCCGGGAACCGGCAGGCGTCGTTAGGCCGAGGACGCGCACGCGCGCGCTCCCACTACCCGCGCGCGCTcccgcgcccccgcgccgccgccATCTTGGAGGCCCTGCCACGCGGCGCCGCGGCCTTGGCCCTCTTCCGTCCGGCAGAGCCCCGCCGCCGCCGGACCCGGGGCGTTGCGGGAGGACGCGGGCGCCCAGGCCCGACTCACCCATTTTTGAGGTCTATTTCGAGGAGGCGGCCATAGCCACTGAAAAAGCGCTGAATGTCCTTCTCCCGGACGTTGTAGCTAAGGCGTCCTATGTAGACGCGCGGCATGTCCGTGGCGGGCAGGGGCCCCGAAGGCTGGCTATCGAACAGCGGACCGCAAGTCAAAAGCCGCGGTGCGGGTGCGGGGACGGCGAGAGCCTGTACACGCGCCTCACACCGCAGCGGCGGCCGAGTCCAGCCACACAATGGTGCGCGCGCGCCAGGGTTACGCTATAAGGGCGGgcgggctggggggcggggccg encodes the following:
- the SRSF6 gene encoding serine/arginine-rich splicing factor 6 isoform X2 encodes the protein MPRVYIGRLSYNVREKDIQRFFSGYGRLLEIDLKNGYGFVEFEDSRDADDAVYELNGKELCGERVIVEHARGPRRDRDGYSYGSRMTNGAEAVSTEAKMTAFPDWPWLFHTLCDPCPMTLWLTLPEAMTTAAFCH
- the SRSF6 gene encoding serine/arginine-rich splicing factor 6 isoform X1, whose protein sequence is MPRVYIGRLSYNVREKDIQRFFSGYGRLLEIDLKNGYGFVEFEDSRDADDAVYELNGKELCGERVIVEHARGPRRDRDGYSYGSRSGGGGYSSRRTSGRDKYGPPVRTEFRLIVENLSSRCSWQDLKDFMRQAGEVTYADAHKERTNEGVIEFRSYSDMKRALDKLDGTEINGRNIRLIEDKPRTSHRRSYSGSRSRSRSRRRSRSRSRRSSRSRSRSISKSRSRSRSRSKGRSRSRSKGRKSRSKSKSKPKSDRGSRSRSRSRSKEYEKSRSRSRSRSRSPKENGKGDIKSKSRSRSQSRSNSPLPAPPSKARSVSPPPKRASRSRSRSHSKSRSRSRSSSRD